One genomic segment of Desulfomicrobium sp. ZS1 includes these proteins:
- a CDS encoding NUDIX hydrolase — translation MTDDCNPCWLDWAREIQSLAQTGLAFTKSSYDRASFSRLSDIAAEILAEYSQLDAQTVKRAFSLEPGYATPKVDVRAAVVRDGRILLVRESADGKWAMPGGWSDVGDRPSETAERETLEESGFVVRTTKLVGAFDANRGEKASMFFHAVKLIFLCELLGGEARGSMETLEVDFFDFGDLPPLSMQRTNQRHLEEVRAHLRDPLRLAAFD, via the coding sequence GTGACCGACGATTGCAACCCGTGCTGGCTGGATTGGGCGCGGGAGATTCAATCCCTGGCACAGACAGGCCTGGCCTTTACCAAGAGCTCCTATGACCGGGCGAGTTTCAGCCGCCTGTCGGACATCGCGGCGGAAATTCTGGCGGAATACTCGCAGCTTGACGCCCAGACCGTGAAACGCGCCTTTTCCCTGGAACCAGGTTACGCAACGCCCAAGGTCGATGTGCGCGCGGCGGTGGTTCGTGACGGGCGCATCCTCTTGGTGCGGGAAAGCGCCGACGGAAAATGGGCCATGCCCGGAGGCTGGTCCGATGTGGGTGACCGCCCCTCGGAGACGGCCGAACGCGAAACTCTTGAGGAGAGCGGCTTCGTGGTGCGGACCACGAAACTCGTCGGCGCCTTCGACGCCAACCGGGGCGAAAAGGCCAGCATGTTTTTTCATGCCGTGAAATTGATTTTCCTCTGCGAACTTCTCGGGGGAGAGGCCAGGGGCAGCATGGAAACCCTGGAGGTCGATTTTTTCGATTTTGGCGACCTGCCGCCACTGTCCATGCAACGAACCAACCAGCGCCACCTGGAGGAAGTCCGCGCCCACCTGCGCGATCCCCTGCGATTGGCCGCTTTTGATTAA
- a CDS encoding pyridoxal phosphate-dependent aminotransferase, with protein sequence MRRDIEHVGWGKLTYEIRAIVAVAQDLRNLGLEITWENIGDPIEKGEQVPGWIKEIIAGLAMQDKTYGYCATQGVLETREFVAQLVNKRGSYQVTADDIIFFNGLGDAVAKIFGFLKREARVIGPSPAYSTHSSAEAAHSGYEHLTYELDPNNGWMPDLVDLENKVRYNDSIAGILFINPDNPTGAVYPCELIEKIVDIARRYNVFVLADEIYANIVYSGHPTCGLSEVIGEVPGMALRGISKEYPWPGGRCGWIEVYNKDKNPDFRAYIRSLLNAKMLEVCSTSLPQLSIPPIMSDPRYPAHLDARRRMFEYRAQEAWETFQGVKGVKVIKPQGAFYMSVMFEDGVLNGKQTLEIENPKVKAHIEEIVQGVEVDKRFVYYLLGATGICVVPLTGFCCNRKGFRVTLLETDDAKRLNTWRTIVDAITRYLASA encoded by the coding sequence ATGCGTAGAGACATCGAACATGTGGGTTGGGGAAAACTGACCTATGAAATCAGGGCGATAGTGGCCGTGGCTCAGGATCTTCGCAACCTGGGCCTTGAGATTACCTGGGAAAACATCGGCGACCCCATCGAGAAGGGCGAGCAGGTTCCCGGCTGGATCAAGGAGATCATCGCCGGTCTTGCCATGCAAGACAAGACCTATGGTTATTGCGCCACGCAGGGCGTGCTAGAGACCCGCGAATTCGTGGCCCAGCTGGTCAACAAGCGGGGCAGCTATCAGGTCACGGCCGACGACATCATATTTTTCAACGGACTTGGCGACGCCGTGGCCAAGATTTTCGGCTTCCTGAAACGCGAAGCCCGGGTCATCGGGCCTTCTCCGGCCTATTCCACCCATTCATCGGCTGAAGCCGCGCATTCCGGTTACGAGCACCTGACCTACGAGCTCGACCCGAACAACGGCTGGATGCCGGATCTGGTCGATCTGGAGAACAAGGTCCGCTACAACGATTCCATCGCGGGCATTCTGTTCATCAACCCCGACAACCCGACGGGCGCGGTGTATCCGTGCGAGCTGATTGAAAAAATCGTGGACATCGCCCGGCGCTATAATGTTTTTGTCCTGGCCGACGAAATCTATGCCAACATCGTCTACAGCGGGCATCCGACCTGTGGCCTGTCCGAGGTCATCGGCGAGGTTCCCGGCATGGCCCTGCGCGGCATCTCCAAGGAATATCCCTGGCCGGGCGGGCGCTGCGGCTGGATCGAAGTCTACAACAAGGACAAGAATCCGGATTTTCGCGCCTACATCAGGAGCCTCTTGAACGCCAAGATGCTTGAGGTCTGTTCCACCAGTCTGCCTCAGCTCTCCATCCCGCCGATCATGAGTGATCCGCGCTATCCGGCCCACCTCGACGCGCGGCGCAGAATGTTCGAATACCGCGCCCAGGAGGCCTGGGAAACGTTCCAGGGTGTGAAAGGGGTCAAGGTCATCAAGCCGCAGGGCGCCTTCTACATGTCGGTCATGTTCGAGGATGGAGTTTTAAACGGCAAGCAGACCCTCGAAATCGAGAACCCCAAGGTGAAGGCCCACATCGAGGAGATTGTGCAGGGGGTGGAAGTGGACAAGCGCTTCGTCTACTACCTGCTCGGCGCCACCGGCATCTGCGTGGTGCCGCTGACGGGTTTCTGCTGCAACCGCAAGGGCTTCCGCGTCACACTCCTGGAGACCGACGACGCCAAACGGCTCAACACCTGGCGGACCATTGTCGACGCCATCACCCGTTACCTGGCTTCGGCCTGA
- a CDS encoding P-loop NTPase: MQHSPSTAKPRPRHTRILALASGKGGTGKTTVAVNLALALNRAGHTVCLLDADFGLSNAEVHLGLPSPLHTLENVLFDSMPLEECLVPVRPGLDLISGSNGVARMAELDVTSRKRLVAEFSALSGYDFLILDNSPGISAQVVSLCLATREIILVVNPEASALVDAYALIKVLKENGLWWPPLILVNRSESGVQARQVFTRFQETVEQFLGLKPLFLGAVPLDDAARKMTALGKPFVTLRDDLPASQAIMSIAKILAERLNKDWAKNKPADFFENVVVRMKQRPDFGLSQIAANSSAPTNDTTQPDVYMELVAVLDKASRLCEKLLENPAYSFVRDRFGLVRLAMDNFLNPLDRLRKPRGILKPRILVLSNHEQMRTMLGEIVAEVGYEGEAFAPGHGDFLKFRDTCNLILVSCDRPEALIRSCLLQIPEVPLILLTGFGNSSLETEFRHRTVAVVPRPFHINELRTILQSALH, translated from the coding sequence ATGCAGCACTCGCCGTCAACCGCAAAGCCCAGGCCCCGTCACACCCGCATTCTAGCCCTGGCCAGCGGCAAGGGCGGGACAGGGAAAACCACCGTGGCCGTCAACCTGGCCCTGGCGCTCAATCGTGCCGGGCATACGGTCTGCCTGCTCGACGCCGATTTCGGCCTGTCCAACGCGGAAGTGCATCTGGGGCTGCCGTCTCCTCTCCACACGCTTGAAAATGTCCTCTTTGACTCCATGCCTCTGGAAGAATGTCTTGTCCCCGTGCGTCCCGGGCTTGATCTTATCTCCGGCAGCAACGGCGTGGCCCGCATGGCCGAACTTGACGTGACGAGCCGCAAGCGGCTGGTGGCCGAGTTTTCCGCGCTCTCCGGGTACGATTTCCTCATTCTCGACAATTCGCCGGGCATCTCCGCCCAGGTGGTCTCGCTGTGTCTGGCCACGCGCGAGATCATTCTGGTGGTCAATCCCGAGGCCAGCGCATTGGTGGATGCCTACGCGCTGATCAAGGTACTCAAGGAAAACGGGTTGTGGTGGCCGCCGCTGATTCTGGTCAACCGCTCTGAATCAGGAGTGCAGGCCAGACAGGTCTTTACCCGTTTTCAGGAGACAGTGGAGCAGTTTCTGGGCCTCAAACCCCTTTTTCTGGGAGCTGTACCACTGGACGACGCGGCCCGGAAAATGACGGCTTTGGGCAAGCCCTTTGTGACCCTGCGCGACGATCTGCCCGCAAGCCAGGCTATCATGTCCATCGCCAAGATCCTGGCCGAGCGCCTGAACAAGGATTGGGCCAAAAACAAGCCCGCTGATTTTTTTGAAAACGTCGTGGTGCGCATGAAGCAACGTCCGGATTTCGGCTTAAGTCAGATCGCCGCCAATTCCAGTGCCCCCACAAACGATACCACCCAGCCCGACGTGTACATGGAGCTGGTGGCCGTGCTCGACAAGGCTTCGCGCCTCTGCGAAAAACTGCTTGAAAACCCGGCCTATTCCTTTGTGCGGGACCGTTTCGGCCTAGTGCGTCTGGCCATGGACAATTTCCTGAATCCCCTCGACCGCCTGCGCAAGCCCCGCGGAATCCTGAAACCGCGCATCCTGGTGCTCAGCAACCACGAACAGATGCGAACCATGCTTGGTGAAATCGTGGCGGAGGTCGGCTACGAGGGCGAAGCCTTCGCGCCCGGCCACGGAGATTTCCTCAAATTCCGCGACACCTGCAATTTGATCCTGGTCTCCTGCGATCGCCCCGAGGCCCTGATCCGCTCCTGCCTGCTCCAGATTCCAGAGGTCCCCCTTATTCTCCTGACGGGATTTGGGAATTCGTCACTGGAGACGGAATTCCGCCACCGGACCGTGGCCGTGGTGCCCAGACCCTTTCATATCAACGAATTGCGCACCATTCTGCAGTCCGCCTTACACTAG
- a CDS encoding HDOD domain-containing protein yields MKNASVEDRSLRSILQQIEALPSLPAVANTILGLVLTKDFDHSKLARIIETDPAMTVKVLEHANSATYASRGQVVQVEQGLNRLGSKVTQTLMLSMLIKDSLIKGDKKSEAIQTAHWKHSLATAVFASLVAAKASPALVGEAFGAGIMHDIGGIFLQLHLQERYVQVTERMEELYEPVLEAEQQVFKTDHTAVGRWIAEKWKLPQSMTDAIWLHHHTAAALEAFKDNTRLVVIVALANILAHSTLMDSPRVMTREKQRQLGLQEMLGLGDKEMQAILTAFAPAFAERAEPFELDGDQVGLFLSSLQKANQQLMRMSLDLELANGRLEDAHRFTSMGSTVGLKMSKARTPDEVFESAAMCMHDSVGVRGGFAYWIVPAEGIMQGLVWNGNGHRRVISYPLERDGLPALNGGATLPENLKAILLTHHERHEGASLMDRELRLKQFFVVRGYCLFPLVGSDFTGEICILRSGERPSKMTPQEYMGYSQVSCVASASLDRVRLFDSLQLRADELSLALWKNQQINLQLLQTERLAAVGQLAAGAAHEINNPLAIISARTQLLESRENDEKKRRDLHQISEQIERISSILQSLMGFARPNAPQVINLDINSLLLKIIGLVESIFQTHRIPIVQNLTSDLPLILADANQLEQVFLNLVINAQHAMEKEGGVLTISSGFMPDGKRISISVKDTGTGISPENLSRIFDPFFSTKSEGKGTGLGLSTAYGIVTNHYGEIKVISAPGQGTEMIVVLPVSTPVTLPEKPEVRLETECAMPTATKGHRILVVDDEQHIRDILSETLREAGYVVETAPNGDEGVRKLRSGSFDLVLLDIRMPIHSGLDVLKLLRRNGGAPPVMIVTGLASSEELDEALRLGAAKCIRKPFHLKTLLSDISGILHSGCPANN; encoded by the coding sequence TTGAAAAATGCTTCTGTCGAGGACCGCTCCCTGCGTTCCATCCTGCAACAGATCGAAGCGCTTCCATCTCTTCCCGCCGTCGCCAATACCATTCTGGGGCTGGTTCTGACCAAGGATTTCGACCACTCCAAACTGGCACGCATCATCGAGACCGACCCCGCCATGACCGTCAAGGTTCTTGAGCACGCAAACAGCGCCACCTATGCCAGCCGTGGGCAGGTGGTCCAGGTGGAGCAAGGGCTCAATCGTCTGGGCAGCAAAGTCACGCAGACGCTCATGCTCTCCATGCTCATCAAGGATTCCCTGATCAAGGGCGACAAGAAATCCGAAGCGATTCAAACCGCGCACTGGAAACACAGCCTGGCCACGGCCGTCTTCGCCTCCCTCGTCGCGGCCAAGGCATCTCCCGCCCTGGTCGGCGAAGCCTTTGGCGCGGGCATCATGCATGATATCGGTGGGATTTTTCTGCAGCTGCATCTTCAGGAACGCTATGTTCAGGTCACGGAGCGGATGGAAGAATTGTACGAGCCCGTCCTTGAGGCTGAGCAACAGGTCTTCAAGACCGATCATACCGCCGTCGGCCGTTGGATTGCCGAGAAATGGAAACTGCCCCAGTCCATGACCGACGCCATCTGGCTGCATCATCACACGGCTGCGGCCCTGGAAGCCTTCAAGGACAACACCCGCCTTGTGGTCATCGTGGCCCTGGCCAACATTCTGGCGCATTCGACCCTCATGGACTCGCCTCGGGTCATGACTCGCGAAAAGCAGCGTCAGCTTGGCCTGCAGGAAATGCTGGGCCTTGGCGACAAAGAGATGCAGGCGATTCTGACCGCCTTTGCCCCGGCCTTTGCCGAGCGGGCCGAACCTTTCGAGCTGGACGGCGATCAGGTCGGCCTTTTTCTTTCATCCCTGCAAAAGGCCAATCAGCAGCTCATGCGCATGAGTCTTGATCTGGAGCTGGCCAATGGCCGACTGGAGGACGCTCACCGCTTCACGAGCATGGGCTCCACAGTGGGACTCAAGATGAGCAAGGCCAGGACCCCGGACGAAGTTTTCGAATCAGCAGCCATGTGCATGCATGATAGTGTCGGAGTTCGTGGCGGATTTGCGTATTGGATCGTTCCTGCCGAGGGTATCATGCAGGGCCTGGTCTGGAACGGCAACGGCCACCGGCGTGTCATCTCCTATCCGCTGGAACGTGACGGCCTGCCGGCCCTGAATGGCGGTGCCACTCTGCCTGAAAACCTGAAGGCCATTCTGCTGACGCATCACGAACGCCACGAAGGCGCCTCCCTCATGGATCGGGAGCTCAGGCTCAAGCAATTTTTCGTGGTGCGCGGATATTGCCTCTTTCCCCTTGTCGGCAGTGATTTCACCGGCGAGATTTGCATCCTGCGCTCGGGCGAACGGCCGTCCAAGATGACCCCTCAGGAATACATGGGGTATTCCCAGGTCTCGTGCGTGGCTTCGGCCTCGCTTGACCGGGTGCGGCTCTTCGACAGCCTGCAGCTGCGAGCCGATGAGCTGTCCCTGGCTCTGTGGAAGAACCAGCAGATCAACCTGCAACTCCTGCAGACCGAGCGGCTGGCGGCGGTGGGGCAGCTGGCGGCAGGCGCGGCCCATGAGATCAACAACCCCCTGGCTATCATTTCGGCGCGCACCCAGCTGCTGGAAAGTCGTGAAAACGACGAGAAGAAGCGCCGGGACCTGCATCAGATCTCCGAACAGATTGAACGCATTTCGTCCATCCTGCAGAGCCTCATGGGCTTTGCCAGACCCAATGCGCCCCAGGTCATCAATCTGGACATCAATTCCCTGTTGCTCAAGATCATCGGCCTGGTGGAATCTATTTTTCAAACCCACCGCATCCCCATCGTACAGAACCTTACCTCGGACCTGCCGCTCATTCTGGCCGATGCCAACCAATTGGAGCAGGTTTTTCTGAATCTGGTCATAAATGCTCAGCACGCGATGGAAAAAGAAGGCGGGGTTCTGACCATAAGCTCCGGCTTCATGCCCGACGGAAAGCGCATCAGCATCTCCGTCAAGGATACTGGCACGGGCATTTCGCCGGAAAATCTCTCACGCATCTTCGATCCCTTCTTTTCCACCAAGTCCGAAGGAAAGGGCACAGGCCTTGGGCTTTCCACGGCATACGGCATCGTCACCAACCACTATGGCGAGATCAAGGTGATCAGCGCGCCGGGTCAGGGCACGGAAATGATCGTCGTGCTGCCGGTGTCCACGCCGGTGACGCTGCCTGAAAAGCCGGAAGTGCGCCTGGAGACCGAATGCGCCATGCCGACGGCGACCAAGGGGCACAGAATTCTGGTCGTCGATGACGAGCAGCACATTCGTGACATTCTGTCCGAAACCCTGCGCGAGGCCGGTTATGTTGTCGAAACCGCGCCCAACGGAGATGAAGGAGTGCGTAAATTGCGTTCGGGATCCTTCGATTTGGTTCTGCTCGATATCCGCATGCCCATCCATTCCGGGCTCGACGTATTGAAGCTGTTGCGTCGCAACGGCGGCGCTCCGCCCGTAATGATCGTAACGGGCCTTGCTTCTTCCGAGGAGTTGGATGAAGCCTTGCGTCTTGGCGCGGCCAAGTGTATACGCAAACCCTTTCATTTGAAGACCCTGCTGTCCGACATCTCCGGCATTTTACATTCGGGCTGTCCCGCGAACAATTAA
- a CDS encoding SlyX family protein, with the protein MQKRMEDIEIKYIYLQKTVDDLNVVVIEQQKEIRELKATLMLLGKKLQDLSSMEPYDPDEKPPHY; encoded by the coding sequence ATGCAAAAACGAATGGAAGATATTGAAATAAAGTATATATATTTGCAAAAAACGGTTGATGATCTTAACGTGGTTGTCATAGAACAACAAAAGGAAATTCGGGAACTCAAAGCCACGCTGATGCTTTTGGGTAAAAAGCTTCAAGACCTCTCTTCCATGGAGCCGTACGATCCCGATGAAAAACCACCCCACTACTGA
- a CDS encoding pancreas/duodenum homeobox protein 1, with the protein MTNADQIFTPASLDEIFPPSITDAFFEALFGDAEDGAYDIRLRFEGHSQEELRFAFHLLQRPGMCLVCNLTYGLPQVFTRHPLLGVGKLAQSLAERINASMASWALGSTREISRSLHVIPFTIKVV; encoded by the coding sequence ATGACCAACGCCGACCAGATTTTCACCCCGGCCAGCCTGGACGAAATATTTCCCCCATCGATCACCGACGCCTTTTTTGAAGCACTGTTCGGCGATGCCGAGGACGGCGCCTACGACATCAGGCTCAGATTCGAGGGGCACAGCCAGGAAGAGCTGCGCTTCGCCTTTCATCTCCTGCAACGCCCGGGCATGTGTCTGGTCTGCAATCTGACCTACGGGCTGCCGCAGGTTTTCACTCGGCATCCGCTGCTTGGCGTGGGTAAACTGGCGCAGAGCCTGGCTGAGCGTATCAATGCGAGCATGGCTTCCTGGGCGCTGGGCTCAACCCGCGAAATATCCAGAAGCCTGCATGTCATTCCCTTTACCATCAAGGTTGTGTAA
- a CDS encoding 4Fe-4S dicluster domain-containing protein: protein MKDQLPTHTLKVCRGAAHCPHAVLGRDLTAELEEVIVASGWPEFLAGMNRPIRHHHQFRVAVASCPNGCSQPHIADFGLIAFARIGALPERCSGCGHCVAVCAEKALHLADAIELDASRCLGCAACARVCADKALRVDETGYRVVLGGKLGRHPRLAHELGFYSLPQALEILGNVLNVLMEQRRPGLRLGELIEKTGREEFDRRVRP from the coding sequence ATGAAAGACCAGCTCCCTACTCATACGCTCAAAGTCTGCCGTGGCGCGGCCCATTGCCCGCATGCGGTTCTTGGCCGGGATCTGACCGCCGAACTCGAAGAGGTGATCGTCGCTTCCGGTTGGCCGGAATTTCTAGCCGGGATGAACCGCCCCATCCGCCATCATCACCAGTTCAGGGTGGCCGTGGCGTCCTGCCCCAATGGCTGCTCCCAGCCGCATATCGCAGATTTTGGACTCATCGCCTTTGCCCGCATCGGGGCCTTGCCGGAGCGTTGCTCGGGCTGCGGCCATTGTGTCGCCGTTTGCGCGGAAAAGGCCCTGCATCTGGCAGACGCCATCGAGCTTGATGCCTCGCGCTGCCTTGGTTGCGCCGCGTGCGCGCGGGTCTGCGCAGACAAGGCCCTGCGCGTGGACGAAACCGGATACCGGGTGGTTCTGGGCGGCAAACTCGGCCGCCACCCGCGCCTGGCCCATGAACTGGGATTTTACAGCCTGCCCCAGGCGCTTGAAATCCTCGGCAATGTTTTAAACGTGCTTATGGAGCAACGGCGCCCAGGGTTGCGCCTGGGCGAGCTCATCGAAAAAACCGGGCGAGAGGAATTCGACCGGCGGGTGCGGCCATGA
- a CDS encoding 4Fe-4S binding protein, with protein MTFFLRVLIVLCSLTTAAHFLRFGTLWDAVPALFPAAAAFFPRLLPRPVLILAALGGALLWGGQGVELASWRMNFGLPWMRLALILGAVCLTHLGLAALLAGRAGQKFFGPMRDADLVKTATALLVGGILLLTRDKTPFPLLLGDRFFPGSGIFWICLFAFYGALVSGWLLTDKQGKARGRIWTLFSVVFFGQLLLGLAGWSIFLMTGKLHLPVPALILAGPLFRGEGFFMPILLGVSLLLVGPAWCSHLCYIGAWDDRMARLAPARPTPLPLWAPRLRAGLLLATIVIPVVLRLLDVSWPWALGLAAIFGAAGVGIMVLISRKSGTMVHCTAYCPIGLVNNLIGRMLPWRVTIGSGCTQCGLCSRACRYNALTRLDLDKGRPGLTCSLCGDCLPRCPHGHLGYSFPGLTRERARQVFVVLVAGLHTVFLAVARI; from the coding sequence ATGACGTTTTTTCTGCGCGTTCTCATCGTGCTGTGCAGCCTGACCACGGCCGCGCATTTTTTGCGCTTCGGCACGCTCTGGGACGCAGTCCCGGCTCTGTTCCCGGCGGCGGCCGCGTTTTTTCCGCGTCTGTTGCCACGACCAGTTCTCATTCTGGCCGCCTTGGGTGGAGCGCTGCTGTGGGGGGGCCAGGGAGTAGAGCTTGCGTCGTGGCGGATGAATTTCGGATTGCCCTGGATGCGCCTCGCCCTGATCCTCGGCGCCGTCTGTCTGACTCACCTGGGCCTCGCAGCGCTCCTGGCCGGTCGCGCCGGGCAGAAATTCTTCGGCCCCATGCGCGATGCCGATCTGGTCAAAACCGCCACGGCCCTGCTGGTGGGCGGGATCCTGCTGCTGACCCGCGACAAGACGCCCTTCCCCCTGCTCCTTGGAGATCGCTTTTTCCCGGGTTCCGGAATTTTCTGGATCTGCCTTTTCGCATTTTACGGGGCGCTGGTCAGCGGCTGGCTGCTGACCGACAAACAGGGCAAGGCTCGCGGTCGCATCTGGACCCTGTTTTCAGTCGTATTTTTCGGTCAGCTCCTGCTGGGCCTTGCCGGATGGAGTATTTTCCTGATGACCGGCAAACTGCACCTGCCCGTCCCGGCCCTGATCCTGGCCGGACCGCTGTTCCGGGGCGAGGGTTTTTTCATGCCCATCCTGCTCGGCGTGTCCCTTTTACTGGTCGGACCGGCCTGGTGCAGCCATCTGTGCTATATCGGCGCCTGGGATGACCGCATGGCCCGCCTAGCCCCCGCACGGCCAACCCCCCTGCCTCTCTGGGCGCCGCGTCTGCGGGCCGGGTTGCTGCTAGCCACCATTGTCATTCCAGTGGTCCTGCGCCTGCTGGACGTGTCCTGGCCGTGGGCGCTGGGCCTGGCCGCGATCTTCGGAGCGGCCGGGGTCGGAATCATGGTTCTGATCTCGCGCAAAAGCGGGACCATGGTCCATTGCACCGCCTACTGCCCCATCGGGCTGGTCAACAACCTTATCGGGCGCATGTTGCCCTGGCGCGTGACCATCGGCAGCGGCTGCACGCAGTGCGGACTCTGCTCCAGGGCGTGCCGCTACAATGCCCTGACCCGCCTGGATCTGGACAAAGGGCGACCCGGTCTGACCTGCTCCCTGTGCGGGGACTGTCTGCCCCGCTGCCCTCACGGGCATCTGGGATACAGCTTTCCTGGTCTGACCAGGGAGCGCGCGCGCCAGGTTTTCGTGGTCCTGGTGGCCGGCCTGCACACGGTATTTCTGGCCGTGGCCAGGATTTAG
- the aroL gene encoding shikimate kinase AroL, with amino-acid sequence MTDFIKTKVEIEDETASMTFRPGQFKREAFSLDSKNIYLLGMRASGKTTVGKALAEALNCAFVDTDALVVTEAGQDIDAIVAGQGWDAFRSLEEAALSRAAELPGKVISTGGGIVLSPANRDLMYRTGVSFYLAADAGLLIARMLRDPNAAQRPALTPLALHDEVAAIMSEREALYMASMDHMLQAHRSVDELVDDALVALGLKEWDYSEKERVLDRY; translated from the coding sequence ATGACGGATTTCATCAAGACAAAAGTGGAGATCGAGGACGAAACCGCCTCCATGACCTTTCGTCCCGGCCAGTTCAAGCGTGAAGCTTTTTCACTGGACTCGAAAAACATCTATCTGCTCGGCATGCGGGCCAGCGGCAAGACCACAGTGGGCAAGGCGCTGGCCGAGGCGTTGAACTGCGCTTTCGTCGATACCGACGCCCTGGTCGTGACCGAGGCCGGGCAGGATATCGACGCCATCGTGGCCGGGCAGGGCTGGGATGCATTTCGAAGCCTGGAAGAGGCTGCCTTATCCCGCGCGGCGGAGCTTCCGGGCAAGGTCATCTCCACGGGCGGCGGCATCGTCCTCTCCCCGGCCAATCGTGACCTTATGTACCGCACCGGGGTCAGCTTCTATCTGGCAGCCGACGCCGGACTTCTGATCGCGCGCATGCTGCGCGACCCCAACGCTGCCCAGCGTCCGGCCCTGACCCCCCTGGCACTGCACGACGAGGTGGCGGCGATCATGAGCGAACGCGAAGCCCTGTACATGGCCAGCATGGACCACATGCTCCAGGCCCACAGGAGCGTGGATGAGCTGGTCGACGACGCGCTCGTGGCCCTGGGGCTCAAAGAATGGGATTATTCCGAGAAAGAACGGGTGCTGGACCGTTACTAA
- a CDS encoding TlpA disulfide reductase family protein has translation MNVLKTFALLLLLLFPSTAMSQDIQKVGVQDFKNMVESNRGKVLIINFWATWCSPCVKEFPGLMNVRKEFTEDELAIIGISMDYGMRPVENFVKLNKVNFPIVLDDESIGSMLDIKSIPRTLIYNRAGEKILDHLGFISEESFRHVVERLLQMP, from the coding sequence ATGAACGTTTTGAAGACTTTTGCCCTGCTGCTCCTGCTTCTTTTTCCTTCCACCGCCATGTCCCAGGACATTCAGAAGGTGGGAGTGCAGGATTTCAAGAACATGGTCGAATCGAACCGGGGCAAGGTCCTGATCATCAATTTCTGGGCGACCTGGTGCTCTCCCTGCGTCAAGGAATTTCCGGGGCTCATGAACGTGCGCAAGGAATTCACGGAAGACGAACTGGCCATCATCGGAATTTCTATGGATTACGGCATGCGCCCGGTGGAAAATTTCGTCAAACTGAACAAAGTCAATTTTCCCATTGTGCTCGATGACGAATCCATAGGCTCCATGCTCGACATTAAGTCCATACCCCGTACCCTGATCTACAACCGCGCCGGAGAGAAGATCCTCGATCATCTTGGTTTCATTTCCGAAGAAAGCTTCAGGCATGTCGTGGAGCGGCTTCTGCAAATGCCATGA
- a CDS encoding DUF1992 domain-containing protein, translating into MNVLAELAERAIREAQERGEFEGLNGQGHPLPESCDPFMPETLRMAYKVLKNAGYIPKEVEDQREIRSLIECLEQETDESRKMRQIQKVQLFIIRAKMEHGGLLQEENEKYFRKVVARVTLNKA; encoded by the coding sequence ATGAACGTCCTCGCCGAACTGGCCGAAAGAGCGATCCGTGAGGCTCAGGAACGTGGCGAATTCGAAGGCTTGAACGGCCAGGGCCACCCCCTGCCGGAGTCCTGCGATCCGTTCATGCCCGAAACACTGCGCATGGCCTACAAGGTGCTCAAGAATGCCGGCTACATCCCCAAGGAAGTAGAGGACCAGCGCGAAATCCGCTCCCTGATCGAATGCCTCGAACAGGAAACGGACGAGTCCCGAAAGATGCGCCAGATACAAAAAGTCCAGCTCTTCATCATCCGGGCCAAAATGGAGCACGGCGGTTTGCTGCAGGAAGAAAACGAAAAATATTTCCGGAAAGTCGTGGCCCGCGTCACGCTCAACAAAGCCTGA
- a CDS encoding helix-hairpin-helix domain-containing protein, whose product MNPAKVRRDRLLALTDLPNIGPAMARDLRLLGFEHPGQIAGQDPQALYDRLCELTGARQDPCVLDVLVSVTRFMDGDEPRPWWFYTPERK is encoded by the coding sequence GTGAACCCTGCCAAAGTCCGACGCGACCGGCTCCTCGCCCTGACCGACCTGCCCAACATCGGCCCGGCCATGGCCCGTGATCTGCGTCTGCTCGGGTTCGAGCACCCCGGCCAAATCGCGGGCCAGGACCCTCAAGCCCTCTACGACCGCCTCTGCGAACTGACCGGAGCCCGCCAGGACCCCTGCGTGCTGGACGTCCTCGTGTCCGTGACCAGGTTCATGGACGGGGATGAGCCCAGGCCGTGGTGGTTCTATACGCCTGAGAGAAAATAG